A genomic segment from Aegilops tauschii subsp. strangulata cultivar AL8/78 chromosome 1, Aet v6.0, whole genome shotgun sequence encodes:
- the LOC141028037 gene encoding uncharacterized mitochondrial protein AtMg00820-like, translating into MRYAHDYTCVIETAPTAGASLLPVFVRAMVRDPNWLAAMCDEFAALVSNRTWELMPRPPRISLISGKGVFRHKKRTDGSLDHYKVKWVVRGFRQRPSANYGKTFSPFIKPATIHAVLTIAASHPVQFINST; encoded by the coding sequence ATGCGCTACGCCCATGACTACACCTGCGTCATCGAGACGGCGCCTACTGCCGGTGCTTCCCTTCTTCCTGTCTTTGTTCGTGCAATGGTGCGTGATCCGAACTGGCTCGCCGCAATGTGCGATGAGTTCGCCGCTCTCGTCAGCAACCGAACGTGGGAACTTATGCCGCGCCCGCCCCGCATCAGCCTCATCTCCGGCAAGGGGGTCTTCCGCCACAAAAAACGCACGGACGGCTCGCTCGACCACTACAAAGTCAAGTGGGTTGTCCGCGGGTTCCGACAGCGCCCGAGCGCCAACTATGGCAAGACATTCTCACCATTCATCAAACCTGCGACCATCCATGCCGTCCTGACGATCGCCGCTTCCCATCCTGTCCAGTTCATCAACTCGACATGA